TGTTTCCTCTTCAGAGAAAGGAATTGcccactttttttaaaacatagcaTGTGCTTTGGCCATGGTGTTTTTAACTATCCCTAGGGTTTTTCTAATTAGCTAGCTCATATTTACAGCTAGGGTTTTCttttcatgcataaaaatacCCCTTGACATATTTTAGAGCAGTGAAATGGGTTTTATATAGAAAGCAAatataaaacagtaaaaatgatCAATTCCATTAGAAAACAAATCGGAAGACTGTAGGAAAAGAAGAAATGTactctattttgatttttaacattatgaatatttcattgttttgaattaaaaaaaaaagttttaatttcccattgctttttctgttattttctacTACGCTAATCTTTGCTATTCTTAAAGATTtgcaataaaatgattaaaatataatttgtacatttttaatgctcttttccaATTTCTAATGCATGAAACTTAATTTTATGAGCATCAAAAACCTTTCTAGTTTCTAGAAACCCAAAATTATTCCTTAGCCTAAAATATGTGTGCTCAGAGGTGCCACAGTATTTGAATGCCCTCGCATTTCtctgacattttcaaaatttgaaaagtattactttgaaaaaggattttttggttttactgttgaaaaaaaagcACTAGTTATTAAATATCTCTCATTAAAAAATACCCATAGGACATTTTTATGCTTGCTAAATTTTGATTGACCACCTCCATTTGCTTTAAATTCAACACTTAGTCCAGATTAAATTTCCAAAATCTGCAATCACTGaattaaagtaacatttttgattgacttttgctGAAGTCCTTcgtacaaaatatgttttttcaacttCCATTCATTAGATCacaattaaaaattctttgagaTTGTATTGTTTTCAGCAACCACTAAAAATCAGTGGCATACCCAAGAGGGGTTCAAAGGGTCGTATGCACCCTCCAAGACTGAGGCACTATTACGGGCAGtggcaattaattttttaaatccgtGAAATGCTCAATTATAAAATATGGGAGGGGttggaaaagaaagttaaatttcaaactatAACTTTCATGAAAATAGTTCAGACATTCTTATATACTTGGTGAAAACTATCAAACAATGTTAtattaggtgtttttttttataatcattaagtaaaatttgataacatattttttagtgttgaaaatgaaagagaaaaatatgagGAGTTGTGTGTGTTTTACTACTTATTAACATTTTGCACAATACTCGGTCAATCATTAAAGCAATCTCTGGCGTTGACACCACTGGCGTTGGaggggggaaaaaatgttttttctttggtgcccagaatttgagtttttagagacagattttagatatgtttggggCTTGAAATCGAAATTAGTTTTactctagcagctctactttttcagataagtgctgctgttttacccaaaatatgcagttttaactccttGTACACTTCTAAAGCAAGtataggcttctgaaacaaggattgCTTCCAGCATATTTGCTTTTTAGTCTGTCGGCAGTCCAGTTACGTTCAGGAAAATTCACTACATGGAGGAATTATCTGGCAAGTTTAGTAACAACCCTTTAACAAATTAAGGTCAACTTTGCAAGTTCTTGTTATCATATATTCGCTTTGCCTGATGTGTGATGAATTGGATCtttgtatataatatttttagGGCCCAATTAATATAGTGGGCGACccttaataaacatttttttgtggTCCTCTGCAGTCAAACCTTAATAACATAAGCATTAATGGAGAATCAGGAGTGATGGTTTCAGGGTTGTTGAGGCATTGAACCACTTATTCAAAAATACTTGTTGTTGAgagcagggctgcagagtcgaagAAAAATGGCAGACTATGACTCCTTTTGGATTTTGAAGCGTCCAACTCcggcttattttgtttttattttattttttcaactttcctCCTCAACAGATCTATCAACagatattgaaatattaattcctttttatgaattttcacattgtattttattgtaaacctaaaacTCATACAacgttaaaaattcaatttgaaaatcgaattttccattagttacaattttaaatatattacttaaaaatcccccttttttttaattgaaatttgctcccctttaatgtttttagaaatagatattgatcaaatcgtatgcttttaatttttgaaagttttgacttgagagaaaaaaaacttgcaaattcAAAAACCTTGCTTGAGAGGGGGAGGTCTACCCCTGGTGATACCCCAagttaatttcaaagtttataaaagatataaatgcattaattctgaaacatttccgcaataaatcttaaattatatttcacttaTAAAATTCGAGTGTAATTAGGGCACTATATTACAAAGAGAGGTCAGGTACATGTACGTcttgagcaaattttacacaaaatgagaTGGTATACAGCTTTGTAGGAATAGTTTTCACTataggggagactgttgtaccaTGAGACGTTTGTaccagccatgtttttgtaatctatAATAGTAACCTTTGCCACTAAATGGTGCCACAATAAAAATCGtcatgaaatgagtaaaattaacgattttgagagagaaaaaattttatgactccaaagtaaatattttctgcattttatttcattttctgaatttgtaaatttatcaactgaattttattttgttataattttaaatattttgcgtaTGAGacaataatgatagtgcatcttgattgaccatcattttggttttcctAAACCACGTTTTGATTGtagacagccaaacattttgtaccttaggacatgtTCCAAGGTACTACATATGCAGGGTTcgtaataattaagatatgtttaggaatatggaacaatgttctaatcgtatgtagtcttttaaacgcatttaatgttagataataattcattattcataattaattattcatggtttaattcactaccatgattttttttttgttttctggcgCAAAATttgttcaagtatatggctgtttcctgaattatgaagactttcccatagtataACAGGGTGTGTCcaaaggtacaataggatgttgtaccgtggaacagcttggaacttttactttaaatggctgggaatattttattttcaaactgtctgaatttttaaaaatatattgcataggagtatgttggggtattttaatgtgacttttagattttaaatttgattcaaattaaaatatgaaaagtgtcccaaggtacaacactcttccCTAGGGTTGGTTGAggggaagtgggtcaccccctcccccccaaaaaaaactgaaatatatataaagttctcaaacttttttacactgatcatgttaaatttcatcacagtgattaatTTAGCATATATTAGggttttgtagaatttttttctaggttatAGCACTtagtcccaaaaaaaaaaaaaaaattgcgagttcaagcaacatttttcaaagaagtgttttcagGTTATgatggttattattttttatgacaatTCATTTTTCATGCATAGTTTAACTttaagttcatacagcaacaatattttttgtatatgataaGAGGAAGGGTCCCACTTATTTTTGCTAGGAGTAAGTGGTTCCTCCTATAATAATGAGGATTTCAAAaccaaaagcaactctgattaaatatttgtatttgtgAAATATAAGACAACTATAATGACCCCTAGTAgaaattgatagttcagctacaaaaactgctaaagctggtgattatggtttactttgatgtaagtttaacaaatacataaagTATTGTATAGTTCTAattttggaagttgatgatacaaatttaaatatatatatatatatatatatatatatatatatatatataatactgttacaaagaacaaataaaaatggcTAGTTTTTATTGGACTGGTACAGGGGATAATGGAATTATTATTGAGGATGAAGTCCAGTATATGATGATAGTTCTTCCTTAGCACACTTTAAACAGACGCAGACATTTAGtgtttacaatttctttttcagtctatagttttggcaaattaaCCGAAATCGACCTTAATAAACTTTATTATGTTTACTGAACACACTAtcatttattaaaagtaaaatatgtacctataggctttcaataaatttcagatgtaattgtttttggtttaaaatttttctgtcatACAGATTTTTAAGACAGTAAATACATGcgattacaaaaaataattcatactaaaaaatttacatactttatcaattAAAACCTTACCCCCTTTTTAGATatgtttgaattaaatttaagttGACCCACTTAACCCTTATTATGGGATGAGTAAGACacccatctgtttttttttttttttttttgagatacaatcgttaagaatatttatagcattattttagaaaataatgataaactttaGTTCATTAATAGTGTTAAAGatataataagttaaaatttttttgtttcaaaacttttgtataaggtatCAAAAACGAATTGTTCTCAAAAAGGGTACCACTTACCCATAgcaaatcaaaatttaataaatttaattagtaAGTTGTACAATGTAATCATATATAAAGTTACGAGGAAcaaaattactaaaaaagaaaatcaagttgtgtcaccaaaagactatcattgtAAACGTTAGGAGATGATCCTgattttcttcaagaaataaaacaaaaccaTTCGGAAGCTTTTTTTTCGTTTGAGTAAAAGGGAGGTTTTAGTGTGGGATAAtatgctcattttttttctgtcttttaaaaGATATAGAAAAACACATTAATAACAGAATAAAAATTAACTGCAAGGCGGGTGATATGAAAAGTGAATGGGGGAGGGGCTAAGGGGGATAAATACATTTTGCATTCCAAttaaaaagtcatggaatttaaTTAATCTTAGTAGTGCTATGCGAATCTAAGCTATGagaattattctttaatatttcattcaggtTTACTCCACTTTCTAGTCACAAGTTACTCAATTCCAAAAAGGAGCACTGCTTCCAtttaaaagttaatgaaatataacaaAATGTTCTCTTTATAATCAGATTATTCATCAAGATGAATCCAATGTCCTAGGAATTTATCAAAATGGATGCTTTGGAACAGACAAGATGTTATTCAACATATATACAAAAACTAAATCTTCCCTAGCATTTTTTAGTCATGTGGTCGACTCTTACAAGAGTATCTATACATAGGTCTAAGGCAGAGCTGCTTGAATTGTTTCACAGAACCCTCAGATTCCATGGAAATTAATTACGGGTTCTAAGGCTTTTTCTCCTTCAAAACGGTTGCTTAAATCAGATAGAAATGAGTAAAGCATTCAATCAATATTTTTGGAATGAACACGGTGGGAAATGTGAAAATGAATTGTGCAGTAATAACTATTGTAATTTTATGACTTGTGAATACGTTAGAACAAGAATAAGAAATGTTTATGGAAAAAATTTACTCTTCTGATGCCAATAAGTACTACTTAGAATGTAGATTTTGTTAGTATTGAGAGTAAACCATTCAAACTAGCCTACTGAAGATAAAGCACaagtttcagtaaaaaaaattaatataagaaaGATTCctgctatttaaaaaaactaagaaacGCTGGTCTAAGGTATTGCCTTAATCACGGCTTAATTGACATGGGACCTCAATTTGAGCACAGTTGGTCAATTTTATATGAATTTCTATCTGTTAAAGCAAGTTTCGGCTACAATAGGACTCGCACTCCTGATAGAAATTATGCCCTGgtgttagttataatttaaatttttagctaaAAACAATCTTTCAAACTCCATACTACTTTTACAACTTCTCGAAACTTGAATGATTAAATTTAGTTGTAGTAGTTTCATAGATATTTAGTAGTTACATGTGCAAAAATGAATCCACATTGAGAGACAAAAACACTCAAGTagatttgcaataaaaatttattaaaaaacaaaattgaaaaacaacaGGTGCAATTTACTCTTGATCTATGTCATGATTCACAATTCGAACAAAAGGCATAAAATCAGGGTTGAAATAAGCTTCAATTACTCGACCTATCATTTCCGATATTAGACCTTCATTAAATCCTAATTGCATGACGCAAGATGCAATAGCACTTTCAAAGGCATTATTCTCCCTAGCGCCTTGAAAGTACTCAAACGGAATCTTTACTTCCTGCCTATTGTAGGAATCATCATTAAAAAAGAACGTAAATTTCTCTTCTCCTTCCAAATTGCAATACATGCCAGCAACAGGCTTTTTAGTATCTCGAGCAACAAGGGTAcggaaattaaaaaccaaattccTCTTTTCTGAAACTGTGATATAACTGGTAAATTTTTGCCcaatatatattaaatttatcCAACTATTAATCTTTCCATTTCTTGTTTCTTTAACATGCCATAAAATGTAATTTCCCTCAATGGAATAGTTATACTCTTTTTTTGATTTTGCAGTCTCGCTGAGAAGGAACCATCCTGTATTTGGATACATGCCGTCTGACATGATAATAACGGGAATGTTAACATGATAACCAGGATCCAATACAATAAAACCCTCCCTTCCCTCAACCATAACTTTCAATACCACTAGGACATGCTCTTTAACACTACCTATCTGCGAAGGTGGGGAAAAGCTAGTATACTCATCAACATTCATAACCATTTCCTCACAGGAGGCAAGGAATAGAGCAGATTTCAACCCAGAATAACAATTTTCGAAAGTAGATTTCATAATCTCAACCAAAGAACAACTCAACCCAACGCAGGATAAACTTTCCGGAATGATTGTAGGTTCGTAACTTTTATAAAAATCCTCCAAAGGCTGCGCTTGCTTCAGAAAAGCTTCATAAAACGTCAGGAAACTGCCGAACGTGTTGTACTGATGACTCTCCAACTCTGCCCCGAGAATGAGCCGTAGTTCTTGCAGGAAGAACTGGAATGTTACGAGGGACGAGAACTCCAGGTGTTCGGGTTCACTCCCCCATTTCGGATCAGGCAGAAGGTTGGCATCTTCGTACTGCGGACTCTCACTGAGAAAGTCAGTTATTACCTaaggaacaaaaaagaaaaaccataatTAATACAACATATTTTACTCATACACCGAAAGTTTGAGAAATTGTCAGACACTTTCAACATTATGGCCTCTTTCAATTGTTAAATATAACTACGATTTTCTACAAGGTTATGTCTAAGAGAAGTTAATGCTGTTCTAGAGGAACTCAAGTAAAAAGTCACAGCTGCAATTCAGTCCATAGCAACTATAATATTTTCcaatacacaaaataaaactaTGAGCCACCAAAGGAGCTGCGATTGAAATCTattaccgtaaaccggggttactttgatacaggtttcgcatattttgtattgtagtaccttcatttttcaagatatttcaacaattcttgaacCAAGCGATAGCTTAACATCTCAGCTTTAAATTGCCGTTTGAAATTCTGCGATACATtgaatagggagggagggggtcattttttttaaaattaatgttaccCCCATCATCCGGGGATACTTTGTAACAACGTGTTTTCTCCATCTAAAACGACT
This window of the Uloborus diversus isolate 005 chromosome 4, Udiv.v.3.1, whole genome shotgun sequence genome carries:
- the LOC129219821 gene encoding uncharacterized protein LOC129219821: MRQSSLDLGTNLILPDITWSLKNEEKEVITDFLSESPQYEDANLLPDPKWGSEPEHLEFSSLVTFQFFLQELRLILGAELESHQYNTFGSFLTFYEAFLKQAQPLEDFYKSYEPTIIPESLSCVGLSCSLVEIMKSTFENCYSGLKSALFLASCEEMVMNVDEYTSFSPPSQIGSVKEHVLVVLKVMVEGREGFIVLDPGYHVNIPVIIMSDGMYPNTGWFLLSETAKSKKEYNYSIEGNYILWHVKETRNGKINSWINLIYIGQKFTSYITVSEKRNLVFNFRTLVARDTKKPVAGMYCNLEGEEKFTFFFNDDSYNRQEVKIPFEYFQGARENNAFESAIASCVMQLGFNEGLISEMIGRVIEAYFNPDFMPFVRIVNHDIDQE